A single Pseudomonas sp. HN11 DNA region contains:
- the upp gene encoding uracil phosphoribosyltransferase, whose protein sequence is MPTREIRHPLIRHKLGLMRRADISTKNFRELAQEVGALLTYEATKDLPLETYEIPGWAGPVQVEKIAGKKITVVPILRAGIGMLEGVLSLIPGAKVSAVGVARNEETLEAHTYLEKLVPEINERLAMIIDPMLATGSSMVATIDLLKKAGCRDIRAMVLVAAPEGIAAVEKAHPDVQIYTASIDERLNEHGYIIPGLGDAGDKIFGTKQKDA, encoded by the coding sequence ATGCCCACTCGCGAGATCCGCCATCCGCTGATCCGACACAAGCTCGGCCTTATGCGCCGCGCCGACATTAGCACGAAGAACTTCCGTGAGCTTGCTCAGGAAGTCGGAGCGTTGCTCACTTACGAAGCCACCAAGGATTTGCCCCTGGAAACCTACGAGATCCCCGGTTGGGCCGGTCCCGTCCAGGTGGAGAAAATCGCTGGTAAGAAAATCACCGTGGTCCCGATCCTGCGCGCCGGTATCGGCATGCTCGAAGGCGTGCTCAGCCTGATCCCGGGCGCCAAGGTCAGCGCCGTCGGCGTAGCCCGCAATGAAGAGACGCTGGAGGCCCACACTTACCTGGAAAAACTCGTTCCGGAAATCAACGAGCGACTGGCGATGATCATCGACCCGATGCTGGCCACCGGCAGTTCCATGGTTGCCACTATCGATCTGCTGAAAAAAGCCGGTTGCCGGGACATCCGTGCCATGGTGCTGGTCGCTGCGCCCGAAGGCATCGCTGCCGTCGAGAAGGCCCACCCGGACGTGCAGATCTACACCGCGTCCATTGATGAGCGCCTGAATGAACACGGCTACATCATCCCAGGCCTGGGCGATGCCGGTGACAAGATCTTCGGTACCAAGCAGAAGGACGCGTGA
- a CDS encoding hypoxanthine-guanine phosphoribosyltransferase, protein MSADLEHIRQIMREADCLYTEAQVEEAIAKVGAHITREMADTNPVVFCVMNGGLIFAGKLLTHLQFPLEASYLHATRYRNETSGGDLFWKAKPEVSFIDRDVLIIDDILDEGHTLGAIIDFCKHAGARKVHTAVLIDKDHDRKARPDLKADYVGLPCIDRYIFGYGMDYKGYWRNANGIYAVKGM, encoded by the coding sequence ATGTCTGCTGATCTCGAGCATATCCGTCAAATCATGCGCGAGGCTGACTGCCTGTACACCGAAGCGCAAGTCGAAGAGGCGATCGCCAAGGTGGGCGCGCACATCACCCGCGAAATGGCCGACACCAACCCGGTGGTGTTCTGCGTGATGAACGGTGGCCTGATCTTTGCCGGCAAGTTGCTGACTCATCTGCAATTTCCTCTGGAAGCGTCCTACCTGCACGCCACCCGTTACCGCAACGAAACCAGCGGCGGCGACCTGTTCTGGAAAGCCAAGCCGGAAGTCTCGTTCATCGACCGCGACGTGCTTATCATCGATGACATCCTTGATGAAGGTCACACCCTCGGTGCGATCATCGACTTCTGCAAACACGCCGGCGCGCGTAAGGTGCACACCGCCGTGCTGATCGATAAAGACCATGACCGCAAGGCCCGCCCGGACCTGAAAGCTGATTACGTCGGCCTGCCGTGCATCGACCGCTACATCTTCGGTTACGGCATGGACTACAAGGGCTATTGGCGTAATGCCAATGGTATTTACGCCGTTAAGGGGATGTAA
- a CDS encoding WbuC family cupin fold metalloprotein, with amino-acid sequence MVRFLDQTLFAELAEKAGASPRGRHHHNFHQMEEPCHRLAVGLQPSTYVPPHRHLSADKAETLLVLQGSLGLLVFSETGEVLAKRVMQAGGDCAGVDLPPGVFHGLVVLEPDTVMFECKAGPYRPVSEGELANWAPREGDVGVAEYQRWMLAQFD; translated from the coding sequence ATGGTCCGTTTTCTTGATCAGACGCTGTTTGCCGAACTGGCCGAGAAAGCGGGCGCAAGCCCTCGTGGCCGGCATCATCACAACTTCCATCAGATGGAAGAACCTTGCCATCGTCTGGCCGTAGGTCTGCAACCCAGTACTTATGTGCCGCCACATCGGCACCTGAGCGCGGACAAGGCCGAAACCTTGCTTGTGCTGCAAGGCAGTCTGGGTTTGCTGGTGTTCAGCGAAACTGGCGAAGTGCTCGCCAAACGCGTGATGCAGGCCGGCGGGGACTGCGCCGGCGTCGATCTTCCGCCCGGTGTATTCCACGGCCTGGTGGTGCTGGAGCCCGACACGGTGATGTTCGAGTGCAAGGCCGGGCCGTATCGCCCCGTAAGCGAAGGTGAACTGGCCAACTGGGCGCCGCGCGAAGGCGATGTCGGCGTGGCCGAGTATCAGCGCTGGATGCTTGCCCAGTTCGATTGA
- a CDS encoding PA4642 family protein has product MRKDKKQVIGDEIGDDQIKLFLDFEPVDATSPSLHKLIKAYRGLRIDDFERFLGFFKEAGLDLDGKDQHGQTFVDLIKDQRNADEYIELIEKARG; this is encoded by the coding sequence ATGCGTAAAGATAAGAAGCAGGTGATTGGTGACGAGATCGGCGACGATCAGATCAAGTTGTTCCTGGACTTTGAGCCGGTCGACGCGACTTCACCGTCCCTGCACAAACTCATCAAGGCTTATCGTGGCCTGCGTATCGACGATTTCGAGCGCTTCCTGGGCTTTTTCAAGGAAGCGGGCCTGGACCTCGACGGCAAGGATCAGCATGGCCAGACCTTCGTCGACCTGATCAAGGACCAGCGCAACGCCGACGAGTACATCGAACTGATCGAAAAAGCTCGCGGCTGA
- the mqo gene encoding malate dehydrogenase (quinone), with protein MAHNEAVDVVLVGAGIMSATLAVLLKELDPGLRLEVVELMDSGAAESSNPWNNAGTGHAGLCELNYTPQAADGSIDIKKAVHINTQFEVSKQFWAYLTQKGTFGSPKSFISPVPHLSFVQGEKGVDFLKTRFETLSQHHAFSDMHYTEDRSEMAEWMPLMMPGRPLDEKIAATRVMNGTDVNFGALTNQLLGHLTSSADAQVKYSKRVTGLKRNGAGWTVSIKDVNSGNSREVDAKFVFLGAGGAALPLLQASGIEESKGFGGFPVSGQWLRCDNPEVVKHHQAKVYSQAAVGSPPMSVPHLDTRVVDGKKSLLFGPYAGFTTKFLKHGSFLDLPMSIRAGNIGPMLAVARDNMDLTKYLVSEVRQSMEQRLESLRRFYPEAKAEDWRLEVAGQRVQIIKKDPKKGGVLQFGTELVAAKDGSLAALLGASPGASVTVSIMLELIEKCFPGKAAGEWAAKLQEIFPAREKVLETDAELYRKVNTQNNISLGLVEPAVETESYA; from the coding sequence ATGGCGCATAACGAAGCAGTCGACGTAGTACTGGTAGGGGCCGGCATCATGAGTGCCACCCTGGCCGTACTGCTCAAAGAGCTCGACCCCGGCCTCAGGCTGGAAGTCGTTGAGCTGATGGATTCGGGTGCCGCGGAAAGTTCCAACCCCTGGAACAACGCCGGTACCGGCCACGCCGGGCTGTGTGAGCTGAACTACACACCGCAGGCCGCCGACGGCTCCATCGACATCAAGAAAGCCGTGCACATCAACACCCAGTTTGAGGTGTCGAAGCAGTTCTGGGCCTACCTGACCCAAAAAGGTACCTTTGGCTCGCCAAAGTCCTTTATCAGCCCGGTGCCACACCTGAGCTTCGTGCAGGGCGAAAAAGGCGTGGACTTCCTCAAGACGCGCTTTGAGACCCTCAGCCAGCACCACGCGTTTTCGGACATGCACTACACCGAAGATCGTAGCGAAATGGCCGAGTGGATGCCGCTGATGATGCCGGGCCGCCCGCTCGACGAAAAAATCGCAGCCACCCGCGTCATGAATGGCACCGACGTCAACTTCGGCGCGCTGACTAACCAATTGCTCGGTCACCTGACCAGCTCGGCCGATGCCCAGGTCAAGTACAGCAAACGCGTGACCGGCCTCAAGCGCAACGGCGCGGGCTGGACCGTGAGCATCAAGGACGTCAATAGCGGCAACAGCCGTGAAGTGGACGCCAAGTTCGTGTTCCTCGGCGCCGGTGGCGCAGCGCTGCCGCTGCTGCAAGCCTCGGGCATCGAAGAAAGCAAAGGTTTTGGCGGCTTCCCGGTCAGCGGCCAATGGTTGCGTTGCGACAACCCGGAAGTGGTCAAGCACCACCAGGCCAAGGTCTACAGCCAGGCCGCCGTGGGTTCGCCGCCGATGTCCGTGCCGCATTTGGACACCCGCGTGGTGGATGGCAAGAAATCCCTGCTGTTCGGGCCATACGCCGGTTTTACCACCAAGTTCCTCAAACATGGCTCATTCCTTGACCTGCCGATGTCGATTCGCGCCGGCAACATCGGCCCGATGCTGGCCGTGGCCCGCGACAACATGGACCTGACCAAGTACCTGGTCAGCGAAGTGCGCCAATCCATGGAGCAGCGCCTGGAATCCCTGCGTCGCTTCTACCCGGAAGCGAAAGCTGAAGACTGGCGCCTGGAAGTGGCTGGCCAACGCGTGCAGATCATCAAGAAAGATCCGAAAAAAGGCGGTGTGCTGCAATTCGGCACCGAGCTGGTCGCGGCCAAAGACGGCTCTCTGGCCGCCCTGCTGGGTGCGTCCCCGGGCGCTTCGGTGACCGTTTCGATCATGCTGGAGCTGATCGAGAAGTGCTTCCCAGGCAAAGCGGCCGGTGAATGGGCCGCCAAGTTGCAGGAAATCTTCCCGGCGCGGGAAAAGGTCCTGGAAACGGACGCCGAGCTGTACCGCAAGGTCAACACGCAGAACAACATCAGCCTGGGACTGGTTGAACCTGCCGTCGAGACTGAAAGCTACGCGTGA